Proteins encoded in a region of the Pseudomonas denitrificans (nom. rej.) genome:
- a CDS encoding acyl-CoA dehydrogenase family protein, with the protein MDFNVPDDWVAVGDALIRFIEQEVVPLEKQHADLLHNERRLYTEDGRYAPQVMELRARVRRLSAEAGFYTALGDLSLGGAGLGAQAAVYLQERLNAHVGPSRHLIQTVILPSPFTNGLTPVLRHLQPQVLEEYLPAIASGERTLCFGLSEPDAGSDVLAMRTRAVRDGDHWVLNGSKQWITNAPYADYAMIFAVTDEDKVKAGKGGITGFFLATDTPASRCPA; encoded by the coding sequence ATGGATTTCAACGTACCTGACGACTGGGTGGCGGTAGGCGACGCGCTGATCCGCTTCATCGAGCAGGAAGTGGTGCCGCTGGAGAAGCAGCACGCTGACCTGCTGCACAACGAACGCCGCCTGTACACCGAGGATGGCCGCTACGCGCCGCAGGTGATGGAGCTGCGCGCGCGGGTGCGCCGGCTCTCCGCCGAAGCCGGCTTCTACACCGCGCTGGGCGACCTGTCGCTGGGTGGTGCCGGCCTCGGCGCCCAGGCGGCGGTCTACCTGCAGGAGCGGCTGAATGCCCATGTCGGGCCGTCCCGGCACCTGATCCAGACGGTGATCCTGCCGTCGCCCTTCACCAACGGCCTGACGCCGGTGCTTCGCCACCTGCAGCCGCAGGTGCTGGAGGAGTACCTGCCGGCCATCGCCAGCGGCGAGCGTACCCTCTGCTTCGGCCTCAGCGAGCCGGATGCCGGCTCCGACGTGCTGGCCATGCGCACCCGCGCGGTGCGCGACGGTGACCACTGGGTGCTCAACGGCAGCAAACAGTGGATCACCAACGCTCCCTACGCCGACTACGCGATGATCTTCGCCGTCACCGACGAGGACAAGGTGAAGGCAGGGAAGGGAGGTATAACCGGCTTCTTCCTGGCCACCGACACCCCGGCTTCTCGGTGCCCAGCGTGA
- a CDS encoding PaaI family thioesterase: protein MTAIDPSLPGVPGGFSPLPTPPGFARHCGGFYLHDELPVLGVRIGEHLLNSVRIVHGGFLATLADSAFGVVFRRAYDLEFPPITVSLGLDYLGAVREGEWLEAHVEILKFGGSLANAECRLKVGDRTVLRASGIFTLWKGPRTDQR from the coding sequence ATGACTGCCATCGACCCGTCTCTGCCGGGTGTTCCTGGCGGCTTTTCGCCGCTGCCGACGCCACCCGGGTTCGCCCGCCACTGCGGCGGCTTCTACCTGCATGACGAGCTGCCGGTGCTCGGCGTGCGCATCGGCGAACACCTGCTCAACTCGGTGCGCATCGTCCATGGCGGCTTCCTCGCCACCCTGGCCGACAGTGCCTTCGGCGTGGTGTTCCGGCGTGCGTACGACCTGGAATTTCCGCCGATCACCGTCAGCCTGGGGCTCGACTACCTGGGCGCAGTGCGCGAGGGCGAATGGCTGGAGGCCCATGTGGAGATTCTCAAGTTCGGCGGCAGTCTCGCCAACGCCGAGTGCCGGTTGAAAGTGGGCGATCGCACGGTGCTGCGCGCCAGCGGCATCTTCACCCTGTGGAAGGGCCCCCGCACCGATCAGCGCTGA
- a CDS encoding DUF1329 domain-containing protein: MKKIAFLQTGVLALSLLTTSVMAAISADEAARLGTSLTPLGGEMAANAEGSIPAWTGGLKPGAAPVDDNGFLGDPFAADKPLFVITRANVEQYKDKLTPGQQAMFQRYPDTYRIPVYPTRRSASSPDSIYAAAKKSAQSTELVNDGDGLSNFAGHYYPFPIPKSGVEVVWNHETRYRGTSYTQQIAQATPQVNGDFTVVEMQQDVAIPFLMPDVDAQKAANYLFLVKQAVTAPSRMAGNVLLVHETIDQVKEPRNAWSYNAGQRRVRRAPQVAYDGPGTAADGLRTADNADMYNGSPDRYQWKLIGKREMYVPYNNYRLWSPKLKYTDILKPGHIDQDLTRYELHRVWEVEGTLKPGQRHIYAKRHMFFDEDTWSLLEVDHYDGRGQLWRVGEGYQVNDYQHGVSLYAAQALYDLIAGRYLVFGMTNESKKATQYDQKFSMNDFTPAALRNAGIR; this comes from the coding sequence ATGAAAAAGATCGCATTCCTGCAAACCGGCGTCCTCGCGCTGTCGCTGCTGACCACCAGTGTCATGGCTGCCATTTCCGCGGACGAAGCGGCCCGGCTCGGCACCAGCCTGACGCCGCTGGGCGGTGAAATGGCCGCCAACGCCGAAGGCAGCATCCCGGCCTGGACCGGCGGACTGAAGCCCGGCGCGGCGCCGGTGGACGACAACGGCTTCCTCGGCGATCCCTTCGCCGCTGACAAGCCGCTTTTCGTCATCACCCGTGCCAACGTCGAGCAGTACAAGGACAAGCTGACCCCCGGCCAGCAGGCGATGTTCCAGCGCTACCCGGACACCTACCGTATCCCGGTCTACCCGACCCGCCGCAGCGCTTCCTCGCCGGACTCGATCTATGCGGCGGCGAAGAAGAGCGCCCAGTCCACCGAACTGGTCAACGACGGCGACGGCCTGAGCAACTTCGCCGGGCATTACTACCCGTTCCCGATTCCCAAATCCGGTGTGGAAGTGGTGTGGAACCATGAGACACGCTACCGCGGTACCAGCTACACACAGCAGATCGCCCAGGCCACGCCGCAGGTCAACGGTGACTTCACCGTGGTCGAGATGCAGCAGGACGTCGCCATTCCCTTCCTGATGCCCGACGTGGATGCGCAGAAGGCCGCCAATTACCTGTTCCTGGTCAAGCAGGCGGTGACCGCGCCGTCGCGCATGGCCGGCAACGTGCTGCTGGTGCACGAGACCATCGATCAGGTGAAGGAACCGCGCAACGCCTGGTCCTACAACGCTGGTCAGCGCCGTGTGCGCCGCGCCCCTCAGGTGGCTTACGACGGCCCCGGCACCGCTGCCGATGGCCTGCGCACCGCGGACAACGCCGACATGTACAACGGCTCGCCGGACCGCTACCAGTGGAAGCTGATCGGCAAGCGCGAGATGTATGTGCCTTACAACAACTACCGGCTCTGGTCGCCCAAGCTCAAGTACACCGACATCCTCAAGCCCGGCCATATCGACCAGGACCTGACGCGCTACGAGCTGCACCGGGTCTGGGAAGTGGAGGGCACCCTCAAGCCCGGCCAGCGGCATATCTATGCCAAGCGCCACATGTTCTTCGACGAGGACACCTGGTCGCTGCTGGAGGTGGACCACTATGACGGGCGTGGCCAGCTCTGGCGCGTCGGCGAGGGTTACCAGGTCAACGACTACCAGCACGGCGTCAGCCTCTATGCGGCGCAGGCGCTGTACGACCTGATCGCCGGTCGCTACCTGGTGTTCGGCATGACCAACGAATCGAAGAAGGCCACCCAGTACGACCAGAAGTTCAGCATGAACGACTTCACCCCCGCGGCCCTGCGCAACGCCGGTATCCGCTGA
- a CDS encoding acyl-CoA dehydrogenase family protein, giving the protein MIPIMGHLGADIGIIALDNVRVPDSQRIGPLDRGLQAALEGVNAGRLSMAASCLGLARWALDQALDYAKVRKTFGQPIAEHQMVQAMLAECAMDIYAVKSMVRHCAWLVDQGQPATKEVSIVKASSTEALCRVMDRCMQVHGGMGLTNELRLEEGFRFARSMRIPDGTSEIQRRTIARRLLDGDTCF; this is encoded by the coding sequence GTGATCCCGATCATGGGCCACCTGGGCGCGGACATCGGCATCATCGCGCTGGACAATGTGCGGGTGCCTGACAGCCAGCGCATCGGCCCACTCGATCGCGGCCTGCAGGCGGCGCTGGAAGGCGTCAACGCCGGGCGTCTGAGCATGGCCGCGTCCTGCCTGGGGCTGGCGCGCTGGGCGCTGGACCAGGCGCTGGACTACGCCAAGGTGCGCAAGACCTTCGGCCAGCCGATCGCCGAGCACCAGATGGTCCAGGCGATGCTCGCCGAGTGCGCGATGGACATCTATGCGGTGAAGAGCATGGTGCGCCATTGCGCGTGGCTGGTGGACCAGGGCCAGCCGGCGACCAAGGAAGTCTCCATCGTCAAGGCATCCTCCACCGAAGCGCTGTGCCGGGTGATGGACCGCTGCATGCAGGTGCATGGCGGCATGGGCCTGACCAACGAGCTGCGCCTGGAAGAGGGCTTCCGTTTCGCCCGCAGCATGCGCATCCCCGACGGCACCTCGGAAATCCAGCGGCGCACCATCGCCCGCCGCCTGCTCGACGGCGACACCTGCTTCTGA
- a CDS encoding long-chain-fatty-acid--CoA ligase, with protein sequence MYLTQGLQRSLQQTPEKIITLFGARRRTFREFGERVARLAGALRSLGMVADDRVSMLALNSDRYLEYMQGTWWGGGVLNPINIRWAVPEIVYSLDDCNTRFLLIDDYFLPLVEGIRAQVRNAPVFIYAGEKGAPPGMLDYETLLAAATPVEDAGRGGDDLACIMYTGGTTGFPKGVMQSHFNLWSACIQRMAEIHQGAEQRDLHVMPLFHIAGLARVVSGFIAGGSHVIQPTFDAPAVLRAIAEEGVTDAILVPTMILGLLAHPEFDQYDLSSLRRLTYGASPTAGEMIEQVLARLPNLQLSHSYGLTEACPIVSTNPPQNHGAEARASGLIRSVGRAGLGVNVKIVDEQGEEVPRGTVGEIIVRGPNIMLGYWNKPEETARALRDGWLFTGDGAYMDEQGYLFIVDRLKDMIVSGGENVYSAEVENVVARHPAVLMCAVIGIPHEQWGESVHAIVVRKPGATVDEDDLRRYCREYIASYKCPKSVEFRDALPLTGAGKILKRDLREPFWAGKSRAVN encoded by the coding sequence ATGTACCTGACCCAAGGCCTGCAGCGTTCGCTGCAGCAGACGCCCGAGAAAATCATTACCCTCTTCGGCGCCCGTCGCCGCACTTTCCGCGAATTCGGCGAGCGCGTAGCGCGCCTGGCCGGTGCCCTGCGCAGCCTGGGCATGGTCGCCGACGACCGTGTCAGCATGCTTGCGCTCAACTCCGACCGTTACCTGGAATACATGCAGGGCACCTGGTGGGGCGGTGGCGTGCTCAACCCGATCAACATCCGCTGGGCCGTGCCGGAAATCGTCTACTCGCTGGATGACTGCAACACCCGCTTCCTGCTGATCGACGATTACTTCCTGCCGCTGGTCGAGGGTATCCGCGCCCAGGTGCGCAATGCCCCGGTGTTCATCTACGCCGGCGAGAAAGGCGCTCCGCCGGGGATGCTCGACTACGAGACGCTGCTGGCCGCCGCCACGCCGGTGGAAGACGCCGGCCGTGGCGGCGACGACCTTGCCTGCATCATGTACACCGGCGGCACCACCGGTTTTCCCAAGGGCGTGATGCAGAGCCACTTCAACCTCTGGTCGGCATGCATCCAGCGCATGGCGGAAATCCACCAGGGCGCCGAGCAGCGCGACCTGCACGTCATGCCGCTGTTCCATATCGCCGGGCTGGCGCGGGTGGTCTCCGGCTTCATCGCCGGCGGCTCGCATGTCATCCAGCCGACCTTCGATGCGCCGGCGGTGCTGCGCGCGATTGCAGAGGAGGGCGTGACCGACGCGATCCTGGTGCCGACCATGATCCTCGGCCTGCTGGCTCACCCCGAGTTCGACCAGTACGATCTGTCCTCGCTGCGGCGCCTGACCTATGGCGCCTCGCCGACCGCCGGCGAAATGATCGAGCAGGTGCTGGCGCGCTTGCCGAACCTGCAGCTGTCGCACTCCTACGGGCTGACCGAGGCCTGCCCGATCGTCTCCACCAATCCGCCGCAGAACCATGGCGCAGAGGCCAGGGCCAGCGGCCTGATCCGTTCGGTAGGGCGTGCCGGCCTGGGCGTCAACGTGAAGATCGTTGACGAGCAGGGCGAAGAGGTACCGCGCGGAACGGTCGGCGAGATCATCGTGCGCGGCCCGAACATCATGCTCGGCTACTGGAACAAGCCGGAGGAAACCGCCAGGGCGCTGCGCGACGGCTGGCTGTTCACCGGCGATGGCGCCTACATGGACGAGCAGGGCTACCTGTTCATCGTCGACCGGCTCAAGGACATGATCGTCAGCGGTGGCGAGAACGTGTATTCGGCTGAAGTGGAGAACGTCGTCGCCCGCCATCCGGCAGTGCTGATGTGCGCGGTGATCGGCATTCCCCACGAACAATGGGGCGAGTCGGTGCATGCCATCGTGGTGCGCAAGCCGGGGGCAACGGTGGATGAGGACGACCTGCGGCGCTACTGCCGCGAGTACATCGCCAGCTACAAGTGCCCGAAATCGGTGGAGTTCCGCGATGCGCTGCCGCTCACCGGGGCCGGCAAGATCCTCAAGCGCGACCTGCGCGAACCCTTCTGGGCCGGCAAGAGCCGGGCGGTGAACTGA
- a CDS encoding long-chain-fatty-acid--CoA ligase, which translates to MAYSHPHPTPPGVVERPSSPLAADPRHAASLPARQVHIPQTSIFNHLETAARRYPGKTAVQFFGNAYRYAELLRDVERMAGYLQNVCGVERGDRVVVFSQNCPQFIAAYFAILRADAVLVPANAMLLLEEMEHIVRDSGAVAAFVAEELVEQVAPLIGCTSLRHVVVHAYGDVLGEDDAGLNIPDWVRQRSSPRPLVAGGERWAAALAQEHAPAPHRAGPDDLCMLPYTSGTTGKPKACVHTHRTVSTSFVGSSVWRPTNASSVFLAVAPLFHLLGLQTNVNAAIFNGSTIVLMPRWERETAATLIERHGVTFWAALPTMLVDFFSQPGIDQRDLSSLRIITGGGAATPQHISDLLKQRYGLDYIEGYGLTETASFLCTNPLYKPKRGCLGVPTFGVELHLLDPETLEPVAQGEVGEIVAHAGQAMLGYWNNPQANADSFIVIDGKRFLRTGDLASMDEDGYLFMRDRLKRMINASGFKVWPAEVEALLHGHPAVSEACVIAAPDRHRGETVKAVVTLKPGSTLSSEELLAWCREHMATYKAPRLAQIVDSLPKNATGKIAWRELQEQEMARHAS; encoded by the coding sequence ATGGCCTACAGTCATCCCCACCCGACGCCGCCCGGCGTGGTCGAACGCCCGAGCAGTCCGCTGGCCGCCGATCCGCGCCACGCAGCCAGCCTGCCGGCGCGCCAGGTGCACATCCCGCAAACCAGCATCTTCAACCACCTGGAGACCGCCGCGCGGCGCTATCCGGGCAAGACTGCGGTGCAGTTCTTCGGCAATGCCTACCGTTATGCCGAGCTGCTGCGCGATGTCGAGCGCATGGCCGGCTACCTTCAGAACGTCTGCGGCGTGGAGCGCGGGGACCGGGTGGTGGTGTTCAGCCAGAACTGCCCGCAGTTCATCGCCGCCTACTTCGCCATCCTGCGTGCCGACGCCGTGCTGGTGCCGGCCAACGCCATGCTGCTGCTCGAGGAGATGGAACACATCGTCCGCGACAGCGGCGCGGTGGCGGCCTTCGTCGCCGAGGAGCTGGTGGAACAGGTCGCCCCGCTGATTGGTTGCACCTCGCTGCGGCACGTGGTCGTGCATGCCTACGGCGATGTGCTGGGTGAGGATGACGCCGGGCTGAACATTCCCGACTGGGTGCGCCAGCGTTCATCGCCCCGGCCGCTGGTCGCCGGCGGCGAGCGCTGGGCCGCGGCACTGGCCCAGGAGCACGCGCCGGCGCCGCATCGCGCCGGCCCCGACGACCTCTGCATGCTGCCCTACACCTCGGGCACCACCGGCAAGCCCAAGGCCTGCGTGCACACCCATCGCACCGTCAGCACCTCCTTCGTCGGCTCCTCGGTGTGGCGCCCGACCAATGCCTCCTCGGTGTTCCTCGCGGTAGCGCCGCTGTTCCACCTGCTCGGCCTGCAGACCAACGTCAACGCTGCGATCTTCAATGGCAGCACCATCGTGCTGATGCCGCGCTGGGAGCGCGAAACCGCTGCGACCCTGATCGAGCGCCACGGTGTGACCTTCTGGGCGGCATTGCCGACCATGCTGGTGGACTTCTTCTCGCAGCCCGGCATCGACCAGCGCGACCTCTCCAGCCTGCGCATCATCACCGGCGGCGGGGCGGCCACGCCGCAGCACATCAGCGACCTGCTCAAGCAGCGCTACGGCCTCGACTACATCGAGGGCTACGGCCTGACGGAGACCGCATCCTTTCTCTGCACCAACCCGCTGTACAAGCCAAAGCGCGGTTGCCTGGGTGTCCCGACTTTCGGCGTCGAACTGCACCTGCTCGATCCGGAGACTCTGGAACCGGTCGCCCAGGGCGAGGTCGGCGAAATCGTCGCTCACGCCGGCCAGGCGATGCTGGGCTACTGGAACAATCCGCAGGCCAACGCCGACAGCTTCATCGTCATCGACGGCAAGCGTTTCCTGCGTACGGGCGATCTGGCGAGCATGGACGAGGACGGCTACCTGTTCATGCGCGACCGCCTCAAGCGAATGATCAACGCCTCGGGATTCAAGGTCTGGCCGGCCGAGGTCGAAGCTTTGCTGCACGGCCATCCGGCTGTCTCCGAGGCTTGCGTGATCGCCGCCCCGGATCGCCACCGCGGCGAAACGGTGAAGGCGGTGGTCACCCTGAAGCCGGGGTCCACCCTGAGCAGCGAGGAGCTGCTCGCCTGGTGCCGCGAGCACATGGCCACCTACAAGGCACCGCGCCTGGCGCAGATCGTCGACAGCCTGCCGAAGAACGCCACGGGAAAGATCGCCTGGCGCGAGCTGCAGGAACAGGAGATGGCCCGGCACGCCTCCTGA
- a CDS encoding DUF1302 domain-containing protein, which yields MTRTTKRGVFQPQLLAAAVALGVGSQAYAVDFNIGEIEGKFDSSLSIGASWSTQSPDKQFISNFNSMGVKGGKSSSRTVDDGRLNFKSGENFSTIFKGLHDLELKYGDSGAFVRGKYWYDSELKDGSQHFYDIDDHGRDQAAKSSGAMFLDSFVYHNYELGDLPGNVRLGKQVVSWGESTFIQNGINSINPIDVAALRRPGSEVKEALVPVKMFYLSQGLMENVTAEGFYQIEWDKSVADNCGTFFGNDGIPKGCNDRLVVSGLDLAPGQATNKGSALAIARGLDDVYIPRVKDNDARDGGQFGLALRWFIPELNDTEVAAYAMNYHSRNPFLSTVRTKGAGAPPNALNVPRSAGYFIDYPEDIRLYGLSFQTNIGGTSLGGELSYRPNMPLQINTADLLSATTNVRGTPGLSPLVTSGYIADVPNGGVINGYKRMPVLQAQMTATQFFDQVMGAERLTLIGEVGYNRINGLGDADGTDIRFGRNPAFGSGILPGAAGATTCAGTNVGLANASNPAQECNSHGFYTSDSWGYRLRGMLDYPNVFAGVNLKPNLAWSHDVEGRGPNFEEGAKAISLGLDADYLNTYTASLSYTNYFDGKYNTLTDRDFVSLSFGVNF from the coding sequence ATGACAAGAACAACAAAACGCGGAGTTTTTCAGCCGCAGCTGCTGGCCGCCGCCGTCGCCCTGGGCGTCGGTTCGCAGGCCTACGCCGTCGACTTCAATATCGGGGAGATCGAAGGCAAGTTCGACTCCTCGTTGTCGATCGGTGCCAGCTGGTCCACCCAGTCTCCCGACAAACAGTTCATCTCCAACTTCAACTCGATGGGCGTGAAGGGCGGCAAGTCGTCGTCGCGCACCGTGGATGACGGCCGCCTGAACTTCAAGAGTGGCGAGAACTTCTCGACCATCTTCAAGGGGCTGCACGATCTGGAGCTGAAGTACGGCGACAGCGGTGCATTCGTGCGTGGCAAGTACTGGTACGACTCCGAGCTCAAGGATGGCAGCCAGCACTTCTACGATATCGACGACCATGGCCGCGACCAGGCCGCCAAGTCTTCCGGGGCGATGTTCCTCGACAGCTTCGTCTACCACAACTACGAGCTGGGCGACCTGCCGGGCAACGTGCGGCTGGGCAAGCAGGTGGTGAGCTGGGGCGAGAGCACCTTCATCCAGAACGGCATCAACTCGATCAACCCCATCGACGTCGCCGCGCTGCGCCGCCCGGGTTCCGAGGTGAAGGAAGCGCTGGTGCCGGTGAAAATGTTCTACCTGTCCCAGGGGCTGATGGAGAACGTCACCGCCGAAGGCTTCTACCAGATCGAATGGGACAAGTCGGTGGCCGACAACTGCGGGACCTTCTTCGGCAACGATGGTATCCCCAAGGGGTGCAATGACCGCCTGGTGGTGTCCGGGCTGGACCTCGCGCCCGGCCAAGCCACCAACAAGGGCAGCGCCCTGGCCATCGCCCGTGGGCTGGACGATGTCTACATCCCGCGGGTCAAGGACAACGATGCGCGCGACGGCGGCCAGTTCGGCCTGGCCCTGCGCTGGTTCATCCCCGAGCTGAACGACACCGAAGTCGCGGCGTATGCGATGAACTACCACAGCCGCAACCCGTTCCTCAGCACCGTGCGTACCAAGGGCGCCGGCGCTCCGCCCAACGCACTGAACGTGCCGCGCAGCGCCGGCTACTTCATCGATTACCCCGAGGACATCCGCCTCTACGGCCTGAGCTTCCAGACCAACATCGGCGGAACCTCGCTGGGTGGCGAGCTGAGTTACCGGCCGAACATGCCGTTGCAGATCAACACCGCCGACCTGCTCAGCGCCACCACCAACGTGCGCGGCACGCCGGGGCTGTCGCCGCTGGTCACCAGCGGCTACATCGCCGATGTGCCCAATGGTGGCGTGATCAATGGCTACAAGCGCATGCCGGTGCTGCAGGCGCAGATGACCGCGACGCAGTTCTTCGACCAGGTGATGGGCGCTGAGCGCCTGACGCTGATCGGCGAGGTGGGCTACAACCGCATCAACGGACTGGGGGACGCCGACGGCACCGACATCCGTTTCGGCCGCAACCCCGCGTTCGGCTCCGGCATCCTGCCCGGCGCCGCCGGAGCGACCACCTGCGCCGGCACCAACGTCGGTCTGGCCAATGCCAGCAACCCCGCTCAGGAGTGCAACAGCCACGGCTTCTACACCAGCGACTCCTGGGGCTACCGGCTGCGCGGCATGCTCGATTATCCCAACGTCTTCGCCGGGGTGAACCTCAAGCCGAACCTCGCCTGGTCCCATGACGTTGAAGGTCGCGGGCCGAACTTCGAAGAGGGCGCCAAGGCCATCAGCCTGGGCCTGGATGCCGACTACCTGAACACCTACACCGCCAGCCTCAGTTACACCAACTACTTCGACGGCAAGTACAACACCCTGACTGACCGCGACTTCGTCTCGCTCAGTTTCGGCGTGAACTTCTGA
- a CDS encoding response regulator transcription factor gives MAGGAGRAPPGAARAGGGAIAGDRRALQPERVWPAARGGAALPATAGNRRGGADAGGYQEELTAREAAVLERLAEGLSNQEIADALFLSVNTVKYHAKNINAKLGTSRRTQAIAFAKARGLLA, from the coding sequence ATGGCTGGTGGCGCAGGCAGAGCACCACCTGGGGCGGCGCGAGCAGGCGGCGGCGCGATTGCGGGTGATCGTCGAGCACTGCAGCCGGAGCGGGTTTGGCCAGCTGCGCGCGGAGGTGCTGCGCTTCCGGCAACAGCAGGAAATCGAAGAGGAGGGGCCGACGCCGGCGGCTATCAGGAGGAGCTGACGGCCCGTGAAGCGGCGGTACTCGAGCGGCTCGCCGAGGGCCTGTCGAACCAGGAAATCGCCGATGCCCTGTTCCTCTCGGTGAATACCGTCAAGTACCACGCCAAGAACATCAACGCGAAGCTCGGCACCAGTCGGCGCACCCAGGCGATCGCCTTCGCCAAGGCCCGTGGATTGCTTGCCTGA
- a CDS encoding coniferyl aldehyde dehydrogenase gives MTATAHPDDAAIRAILQRQHAASRAGEPWSAEQRIELIDRAIDLLVRHEAALIEALDADFGQRSPTFSRHSDVLSPLATLRQTRDELHQWMQPERRQAPRGEAWVQYQPLGVVGIVTAWNVPANMVFKGLAGALAAGNRVMIKPSEFNPQTSALIAGMIREAYAEDEVAVVTGPAEVGQAFCRQPFDHLLFTGAGSIGRHVLRAAAENLVPVTLELGGKSPAIVSRSADLKNAASKIMLGKLMNAGQLCVAPDYVLVPEESLDAFVEIARAVVAKVFPTLADNPEYTAVINARHYQRLCGYLDEAQAAGVELVELNPAGETLDPARRKLAPTLLRDPGDGLQVMQDEIFGPLLPVKPYRYFDEAIAYVNAHPRPLGLYWFGSDAGEERAVLERTCSGGVTLNEVMHHAGLESLPFGGVGHSGMGAYHGIDGFRTFSHARAIYRAG, from the coding sequence ATGACCGCCACCGCCCACCCGGATGACGCCGCGATCCGTGCGATCCTGCAGCGCCAGCACGCCGCCAGCCGAGCGGGCGAGCCGTGGAGCGCCGAGCAGCGCATCGAGTTGATCGACCGCGCCATCGACCTGCTGGTCCGTCATGAGGCGGCGCTGATCGAAGCGCTCGACGCGGACTTCGGCCAGCGCAGCCCGACCTTCTCGCGTCATAGCGACGTGCTGTCGCCGCTGGCCACCCTGCGCCAGACCCGTGACGAGTTGCACCAGTGGATGCAGCCTGAGCGCCGCCAGGCACCGCGCGGCGAGGCCTGGGTGCAGTACCAGCCGCTGGGTGTGGTGGGCATCGTCACCGCCTGGAACGTGCCGGCCAACATGGTCTTCAAGGGGCTGGCCGGTGCGCTGGCGGCGGGCAACCGGGTCATGATCAAGCCTTCGGAGTTCAACCCGCAGACCTCGGCACTGATCGCCGGGATGATCCGCGAGGCCTACGCCGAGGACGAGGTAGCGGTGGTCACCGGCCCGGCGGAAGTCGGCCAGGCGTTCTGTCGCCAGCCCTTCGACCACCTGCTGTTCACCGGCGCCGGCAGCATTGGCCGCCACGTTCTGCGCGCGGCGGCCGAGAATCTGGTACCGGTGACCCTGGAGCTGGGCGGCAAGTCGCCGGCCATCGTCTCCCGCTCGGCCGACCTGAAGAACGCGGCCAGCAAGATCATGCTCGGCAAGCTGATGAACGCTGGCCAGTTGTGCGTGGCGCCGGACTACGTACTGGTTCCCGAAGAGTCGCTGGACGCCTTCGTCGAGATCGCCCGCGCCGTCGTCGCCAAGGTCTTCCCGACGCTGGCCGACAACCCCGAGTACACCGCCGTCATCAACGCACGCCATTACCAGCGCCTGTGTGGCTACCTGGACGAGGCTCAGGCCGCCGGCGTCGAGCTGGTCGAACTCAACCCTGCCGGCGAAACGCTCGACCCCGCGCGGCGCAAGCTCGCGCCGACCCTTCTGCGCGACCCCGGCGATGGCCTGCAGGTCATGCAGGACGAGATTTTCGGGCCGCTCCTGCCGGTCAAGCCGTATCGCTACTTCGACGAGGCCATCGCCTACGTCAACGCCCATCCGCGCCCGCTCGGCCTGTACTGGTTCGGCAGCGATGCCGGCGAGGAGCGCGCAGTGCTCGAACGCACCTGTTCCGGCGGCGTGACGCTCAACGAAGTGATGCACCACGCCGGGCTGGAAAGCCTGCCCTTCGGCGGCGTCGGCCACAGCGGCATGGGCGCCTACCACGGGATCGATGGCTTCCGCACCTTCAGCCACGCCAGGGCCATCTACCGCGCCGGCTGA
- a CDS encoding alcohol dehydrogenase catalytic domain-containing protein yields the protein MKAAVFHQVGAPLSIEEVGISKPGPREVLIRTVAVGVCHSDLHVIDGSYPYPGPMVLGHEAAGIVEQVGSEVRTVKPGDHVVTCLTVFCGHCAHCVTGHLSRCVSPETKRDKDEEPRLSYAQKPMPQFVNLSAFAEQMLVHENACVAIRRDMPLDRAALLGCAVTTGTGAVFNTAKVRPGETVAVIGCGGIGLAAINGAVLAGAGRIIAIDMLDSKLELARQFGATDVVNGKDGDAVKQVLELTRGGVHHAFECIGLKQTAEQAFSMLARGAPPPSSACSSLA from the coding sequence ATGAAAGCAGCTGTATTCCACCAGGTCGGCGCGCCGCTGAGTATCGAAGAAGTCGGCATCAGCAAGCCCGGTCCGCGCGAAGTGCTGATCCGCACCGTCGCCGTTGGCGTCTGCCATTCGGATCTGCACGTGATCGACGGCTCCTATCCCTATCCCGGCCCTATGGTGCTCGGCCATGAGGCCGCCGGTATCGTCGAGCAGGTCGGTTCCGAGGTGCGCACGGTCAAGCCCGGCGATCACGTGGTGACCTGCCTGACGGTGTTCTGCGGCCACTGCGCACATTGCGTGACGGGCCACCTGTCGCGCTGCGTGTCGCCGGAGACCAAGCGTGACAAGGACGAAGAACCGCGCCTGAGCTATGCGCAGAAGCCCATGCCGCAGTTCGTCAACCTCTCGGCCTTCGCCGAGCAGATGCTGGTGCACGAGAATGCCTGCGTGGCGATCCGTCGCGACATGCCCCTGGACCGCGCCGCGCTGCTGGGCTGTGCGGTCACCACTGGCACCGGCGCGGTGTTCAACACCGCCAAGGTGCGGCCTGGCGAAACGGTCGCGGTGATCGGGTGTGGCGGCATCGGCCTGGCGGCCATCAACGGCGCGGTGCTGGCCGGGGCAGGGCGGATCATCGCCATCGACATGCTCGACTCCAAGCTGGAGCTGGCCCGCCAGTTCGGCGCCACCGACGTGGTCAACGGCAAGGATGGCGACGCGGTGAAGCAGGTGCTGGAGCTGACCCGTGGCGGCGTGCACCACGCCTTCGAGTGCATCGGCCTCAAGCAGACGGCCGAGCAGGCCTTCAGCATGCTGGCGCGCGGGGCACCGCCACCATCATCGGCATGCTCAAGCCTGGCCTGA